A segment of the Candidatus Omnitrophota bacterium genome:
GAAAAGAATGAAGTTCTTGTGGTTGGATTTGTCAAACTGGGTCTGAAAATCAGAGACCAGGTCTTCCACCTTGAACGGTATATACTTCTTCGCTTCGAACCGCACCGCGTTATAGAGCTCGTTTTGCGGCAAAACCGGCATATGAAATGTCCGAACGATCAGGTCGCGGCCTAAAAGAACGATATTCGCCTCTTTTACCGCTATCTGGTTCTTGCTCAATTCTTCCTTAATGACCGTAGCCATACGCACGCCATCCGGGACCTTGAATTCGGAATCGCTGGCGGAGAATCTTTGCGCGAGTATCTTGATATTATTAAGCACGCGCTTGCCGTCAGTTTCCACCAGATGTATGCCTCCGGGGCCGAAATAAATACCTAGAACGCTCATCTTATCGCATAGCTCCTATCTTAGAATTTCTTCTTCGGCTGCGCAGCCAATCATCGATATCCTTGCGGTCAAAGCGCCAGACTCCCCCGACTTTGATCCCGGATATCTTGCCCTGATTAAGCCAGTTATAGATCGTCTGCTTCTGGATCCTCAGGTAATCAGCCAACTCCTCAATGTTCATTAATCTTGACATATGGCGTCTATTTAGATAGCGTTAAATTACGATTGTTTTAATTAGAACATAATCTTTCATTGTTGTCAAGTGTTTTTTAAAAAATTTTATAAAATAACATAACATTACTATGTTTATATCTATGATATTACTCCAACTTACTTAGACTTACTCGGGGGATTCAGAGAATAAAAACAGAAAAAGAAGGGATTAACTTGCGGTATAATTCACTGTAGCGTTTATTTGCCGCCTGCCCAAAGAGCTGTTATACGGCCCCACGGTGATCTGGATATAATTTATAGATACGGGAAACTCCATATCAGTCATATTCGGCGAAACCAGGTTCGCGGTAGTGCAAGGGAATACTCCGGTTGCCTGGCGGCAGATCACCCGGGTAAAAGAATTGCCTGTTCCCGTAGCCCAATTAGGATTATTCTTTTGAAGGCTGGCTATGGCCAGTTGTATTCCCGCCTTAGCGGCATAAAAAGCCTGGATACGCCTGGTTTGCTTGTATGTGAGCTGGCTTTGGTTGGAAATAAGGTTTAATATTACGTTGGAGAGGATCACTACTACAAGAATAACGGCCAACACCAAATATAACGCTATGCCTTTCCTATTGGTAGTGTTCATTTGGAAAGCTATCCGTTTTTTCTTAAAGCCGCAGTATACTCGCCGTCACACTTGCGGACCACAACATGCCCTTCCCTGGCCAGCCATCCCAGGCTCATCAACACCTCTTCCCGGGGTTTAGATATTCCTTTTACCAGGGTATTCAACGGCACCTCCCCGTTATTATCCAGAAAATGCCATATCTCTCCGGCGATTATGCCTATTTCGGTAATCATTTTCGACCTCCTGACTGTATTGTAAATACAAAACCGATTGTGTCAATCATTTTTTGTTAAAGCTTGCGCACCGAGGGCATACGGAGATGCTTTCCTCTTTTGTATTTATATAGGTATATGTGCATACCGAGCAAAACCAGATAAACTTCTGGTCGAGAAAAAGCTCTTTTTCTTTCTGCCGGTTGCCGGTAAGCCATAAAAAGAACACAACAGAGATCGCGATTATCAGATAGATCGCTATAGCCAGCGTAAAATCGATCCTTATCATATTTATTTTGAGAGGTCTATCTTGGCCGGCTGCCAGTTGTTCGGGGCAAACCGCGCCTGCTGTATGAAAAGATAATGGCTGATATATCTCAGGCATAAAAGGTCAGCCTCAAGATTACCCGAAGATATTTTACGCTTTACCGCGATAGCCTTATTCCTTTTACCGGATATTATATTAAACATAAGCTCTATATGCACTGTCTGCCGGTCACGAAAATACAGCTGCAGCTGATAAGGCAAAAGAGGATGGAATATAAGCGGCGAGTCTTTCCTCGCCGGCATAGCGAACACCGCCGGGGCTTCCTGAAGCATCACCGGCTTATCCTGCTCCAAAGAAGCAAAACGCGCAAATGGCTTAAGATTATATTTTATGTCCGCTGACCGGGACTCATGGTTAGATATCCGCAGAAAGCTGACCCCGGAAGCATTTTCAGACAAACCAATGGCGTCCGCTTTCCTGCCTGAAGCCCGGAATGCCAGGTCTGCGGCTGGAAGGATATCGCCCCAGAATATCAAAGTGCCGTAATCCAATTTCATAGGGTCTTTGCCCAAAGATAACGTAAAAAGGCTTAAAGCCAGGATATGCCCCGCCAAAGAGCACAAAAGCGTGTTTTTGAGATTGACGGTTGTCATTCGCGGTCAGTCGCTATGCTTATCCGTGATATTCCGTTATCCCGACAAAGATCCCAGATCTTGATTACTTCAGAAAATACCGCGCCCTGCTGCGCCTTGATCAAAACAGCGGATCTCCTCTGCGCTATTTCCTTAAGGTATGCTTTTAAGTCCTCTAACCCGGATCGATAACCGTCCAGATAAACACTGCCGTCAGAGCCTATGATTATCTGCGCAGGATGAAATCCCAGGGTATATCCGGTAACCATACCCGGCAAAACCAACTTCGTCGTTGAAAGCGCGGTAAAATTCGAGCTGAGCATGAAAAAGATCAAAAGAAGGAATACCACATCGATCAAAGGCGCAACCTCGATCAAACTCAGCCTTTTTTCCAGTTTTAAATGCCTTTTAAATCTCATTATTCGCTCAGAAAATTGACCAGTTCAGTGGAAGCTCTCTCCATTTCCAGGATAATGCCGTTAACCCGGCTGACCAGGTAATTATATGCCGCAAAAACAGGTACGGCGACCAGGAGCCCGGCGATCGTGGTCAACAAAGCCTCCCACACCCCTGAAGCCAGGTCGCTCACCGGGACAGGGCGCAAAAGCGTGGCCTTGGCCTGGATGACCTGGAAACAACGGAGCATCCCCACCCCTGTCCCTAAAAAACCCAGAAGCGGCGAGATATGGGCTATGGTCGCCAATACAGGGATGTTCTTCTCCAGCTTGGGGATCTCATACAACGATACGTCCTCGATCGCCTCTTTGATCTGTGAGCGCGGCCGGTCGTATTTAAGTATCCCCGCTTTCAAGATATGCGCTACCGGATGGTCGGTTTTTTCGCAGACCTGCAAAGCCTCTTTTATCTGATGATGCTTTACCCGGTCCAGCACAGCGG
Coding sequences within it:
- a CDS encoding helix-turn-helix domain-containing protein encodes the protein MSRLMNIEELADYLRIQKQTIYNWLNQGKISGIKVGGVWRFDRKDIDDWLRSRRRNSKIGAMR
- a CDS encoding winged helix-turn-helix domain-containing protein, which translates into the protein MITEIGIIAGEIWHFLDNNGEVPLNTLVKGISKPREEVLMSLGWLAREGHVVVRKCDGEYTAALRKNG
- a CDS encoding biopolymer transporter ExbD, coding for MRFKRHLKLEKRLSLIEVAPLIDVVFLLLIFFMLSSNFTALSTTKLVLPGMVTGYTLGFHPAQIIIGSDGSVYLDGYRSGLEDLKAYLKEIAQRRSAVLIKAQQGAVFSEVIKIWDLCRDNGISRISIATDRE
- a CDS encoding MotA/TolQ/ExbB proton channel family protein; the encoded protein is MDLYNMSLWQLFLAGGAMMWPILACSVIAFGVIIERVCYLRRLKIDIHSLLSAVLDRVKHHQIKEALQVCEKTDHPVAHILKAGILKYDRPRSQIKEAIEDVSLYEIPKLEKNIPVLATIAHISPLLGFLGTGVGMLRCFQVIQAKATLLRPVPVSDLASGVWEALLTTIAGLLVAVPVFAAYNYLVSRVNGIILEMERASTELVNFLSE